CTTTATATCAACATGTCATTTCATTGTTTTGCATATCTAACTTCCTTTTTGACGATCATATTTTGATGGTGGTCATAAACAACAATCTCATTGTTTTTCCCAATGTTGTTTTATCTTTCTGATATTAGTTTCGTTAATTTCATCCATGTTGTACGATTCTAACTGTCTCATTTGTTGATCTTATTTTGTTCAGTGTGCATTAATTCGTATTTGATTTTATTGTATGGCAAATAGAAACTCGTTTTGTTTACCTCTTTCAAGAATAAACACAAAATAACAGCAAAGGAAATGAAATAATAAATAGATTCTAAGAAATTGAATTTAAATGACCATGCAATTGTTTCCTTTGCCAACATGTGTGTATGGCAAGAAGGCAAAGCAAGCCTTCTGAGAAGAAAACCTAAAGTATGTGTTGCTGTCATTTGTACATGTAATGAATTGACACCTGGCCAGAAAGCCTGTATGTTCCCTCGTTTTTCTTCTTGTCCGCAATTCGACATGGATTTCTGTATACATAACATTTACAAGTTAATTCTAAGTACGCATTTAAATCAGTTTCATGTTTCTTCGGATGCTGTTTTAGAACATACTTTTTGTCATGGATTGCATTCACAAAAGTTCTTCAAAAGCAGCCTCAGAATATTCGAAGATCTAACTCGCAACTAGATTTCTATAAACCGACGTCAGTCCCCTTTTGTAATGGGAACTTGGCATATGCTATCGGATCTTAGCCAAGATCGTAGGCAGTAAACAGCATTGTATGTATTCTCTTTATCTGGCTCTTACCCACATTTCTttaccaagagagagagagagagagagagagagagagagagagagacagacagacagacagacagacaaacagatagacagacagacagacatagacagatacagagagacatagagagagacaaagagagagagaaagagagagggaggaagaaagagagcgacagtgacagagagagtgagtgcgagcaagagaaagagagagaaggagcgagagagagcgttTAActctactttaaaaaaaaactcaaatcAGGTACATATATGACTAACTATAATACGGGCAAACACTACCCTTagttcacacaaaaacatacacagaAACGCACATTTATAATTACCGGTTACCCTGCTGCTGCATATAAGAACACCTGCACTCACTACGGATATTCAGGCATATATTACTGTCATTTTAGTCAATGCTTCGTGTGAGGGGGGCTTGACGGGGAGTTTCAATTCTGGGCAAGGATGATCCCGTTGTCTTTGAGGCAAGTGGTATATTCCAAGAACACAAGGTCATTCAGCATTAGTAAAGCAAGGTTTCATGACACAAACGGCAAGTCAAACGGTAAAGCACACGTTATCTCAAATGGGATTACCCAAAGTGACATGAAGGTAACTCTCAATTCAAAGCTTCGATTAAAGCTATGACGGGACATTTTCACACTTAGCGATGATGACCCTGTTCTACTTTACTAGTGTACAGTTTTTAAAAATACGTCTGTGTAAACATTAGTAATGCCAGGTTATGTGACGCAAGCAGAACTCAACAGACAAAATGGCTTAAGCCCAATGGCCACTTGCCAGCAATGACTACCCCTCCCCTCAGAGAAAAACAACTCATACACAATGTAAAACGATATCACCTACACTCGCTCATGAGTAGATCAGCCACTGCGGGGTACAGATACCAGGTCTGTATTCGTCATTGCAGCCGAGTACCTACCCTAGGCAAGTCGTACCGTCCTTGGGTACGTGTTGCTATATTGCAAGGTAAGTAAGCTTGATAATAAACATGAGGCATTTTTGTCAGTAGTGAAGACGTTCTGTGTTTGCAAGAAGACTGTTAATAAATGCTATACACGTACACTATGGCGTATCAAGCATGCTAATATAATCTTGCAGTTACACTATTTGCGTACATTACACTTCGTGTTAATACAGTTTAGCTTGTACCATTCCTCTTTAAGGAATGTTGAATTTGTTGTTATGTATCATGGGTGTATTTTATATGCAAATATATACTGTTTATCGTCAACATGATTTCTACAAATATTACACTACATGTACCATGATTTTTGTGTGCAGATATCAAGATGAATACATTGTACTTCTTGGCAATTCTTTTGacattgtgtctgtgtgccacAGGAAGCCCAGGCCCAGGTTTGTGTTGAATACAAACAAAATGAACACTTCTCTCCCGCAATGTTCTACCTCTTATGTTTTTTATTTCACGACAGTCTGAGCTTACCTTTGTATGTTTTCCTGCATGTACCTGTGCATCACTCCGTATGTgtgtctagctgtctgtctcaATCTCTCTTTCAAATACCCTCTTGTGTGACCATCGTAGGTAAATCCGTTTAGGTGTGATACACATTACGTTCGCAAACGTTTACAAGCAATATTTCGTTTATATCGTTTAAGTAATATTTAGGTTATATTTTGTtacatgtgtttgttttaatACAGGAGAAGAACCCATAACGTGCAAGACCTCGGGGACTGTTCTGGAAGGAACCGCCGCTGAAGTCACCTGTGATTTTCACAAGGATCTCAACAAGACTAGAAATAGTTTCTATGTGTATCGACGCACATCTGGCGAAGCAGGTATGTATATGCACATTtagttgtttattttgttgttgcttgtgttgtttgtgatgcAGTTTTGATGGCGGTGGTTGCTGTGAGTGTTTTTGGTATTCAACATGTGCATGCCAGTGATTTTAGGCAATTTCAGTTTCTGTCATTGGTGTATTTAGCATGTGATTGGCACTTTAGTTAAGACACGCATAAGATTCTTCAGTGTAACAAATATAAAACCAATGCCAATAACAACTAAAACACACGTACGTCTTATTACGTTCAAATTAAAATAGCTACTGAACAATTTGCGACGTGCATTGTTTTGAATAACATATTTTGGCGCGTATAATTATAATTTATGTGAACAATTTAAAATAATAAACAACAGTGATTTTAGGCAATTTCAGTTTCTGTCATTGGTGTATTTAGCATGTGATTGGCACTTTAGTTAAGACACGCATAAGATTCTTCAGTGTAACAAATATAAAACCAATGCCAATAACAACTAAAACACACGTACGTCTTATTACGTTCAAATTAAAATAGCTACTGAACAATTTGCGACGTGCATTGTTTTGAATAACATATTTTGGCGCGTATAATTATAATTTATGTGAACAATttaaaataataaacaaaatcaCATGCGCTTCAgctaacaaaaatatatatatattattctCTTGCAGAGATTATTGTCATTTGTGAATGGAACAATGCTGACCCGAAATGTCGGTTTGTAGACGACTGTGTCCTAAAAACTGCAAGTGCAGAAGGTAAAGTGACATTTCAACTTCCATCTGCGCAACAAAAACACTCTGGAAAGTACACCTGTAAGACCCTTCCAGCCGATCAGGCCTTTGCTGCCAACTGTGACCTGACTGTCAAAAGTATGTTAACCTGTATTGTCTTTGCACAAATTGTGCTGCTGTATATAGTTGTAAAtgttgttgtattgtgttgttgtcatttaattgcgttgttgttgttgttaacgttgttgttgttgttattgttgttgttgttgttgttgttgttgttcttcttcttcttcttattgttcttgttgttcttgttcttcttgttcttgttcttgttcttctagttcatgttgttcttgttcttgttcttgtttcttcttcttcttcttcgtcgtcttcttcttcttcttcttcgtcgtcttctttttcttcttcttcttcttcttcttcttcttcttcttcttcttcttcttcttcttcttcttcttcttcttcttcttcttcttcttcttcttcttcttcttcttcttcttcttcttcttcttcttcttcttcttcttccgtacaATGTACATATACATACAGAGACATTACAATTTCGGAATTGAGTGTTATTGTTCATTTAATGCTTGCTTTTTGCAGAACATGATGAGACAGGTCTCAACCCTGTTTCCTGCCATACGAGTTCTCCCGTGTCACTAGGCGAAGATTCCTCCCTTTTTTGCATGTTTTCCAAAAACATCGGCATAACTGGTGTAACCCTGGAAAAATACTTCCCTGAAACTGGAGATACAGGTAATAACATCGATCAAATGATTAttagttagttatttgaatgaAATGTTTATTCCCTTTGTTTGTGACAGGTAGAAAATATCATAAAACTGACGTATTTAAGCGAATGCAACAAATACACAAATTCAACATATAGTGTTGAAAGATACGGTTACAACAAAAATTTAAACAatttatatgttttgttttgtaaacaGCCTAATGGCTGTCGATGTACCGCAGTTTATCCACACCATATTCTATGTACTGCAATAATTAGGAACGTGGCTATACTCTCCAGTGCATACAAGTACTGTACGTTACATTTCAGAGGAAATCGTGCGCTGTGACAAAGAAGAGTCCTGCTTCGTGCCAAAGGAGGGCTATCAGGTTGACCAGAAGACCCATTCTTACCTGAGGGTGAGCCTTCCTGGCATCACTGCAGACAAGGCTGGCATCTACTTTTGCATATCCACCGCCATCAAAGAAGCAAAGGGAACCTGCACAATCGAAATTGCACCTGGTATGCATGTGATCGCttttttgtatgtttgtttattcgtttgtttgtttggttgtttacttatttatttgcaggctttgtttgtgtgtttttgttgttgttttatcattgtctttattattgttttctttctctatATTCGTTATTATTCACAAtccaatgaaaaataaaattactGCAATCATTGTTGGAATGGTTTCCGTTCTTTTTAAAttaaaatacatgtattttactcgTGTGCAAAAGTAAATGTTATAAAGAACACCTTTTTACCAGCATCTTTTAAAATCTCTAAACATCTGCATTATCATGATTCTGGAATTCTAAAATATGTTTGCCATGCcatagtctttcggatgagacgaaaaaccgaggtcccgtcgtgtacactacatttggtgtgcacgttaaagatcacacgtttgacaaaagggtctttcctggcaaaattgtatgggcatagataaaaatgtccaccaaatacccgtttgacttggaataaaggccgtgaaaggtgaatgctcgcctaataggcttgaggtttactggccgatgtaaatcgttatatattgtgtgtaaaaaatgtctgtttgtctgtctgtctgtaaaaaattccatttcaaatggcagaaattaatatgtaagcgcctagggctatatttagattaggcgcataaatgttcataataataataataataataataatgctcCATTGTTTTTCATTTCAACAGGCGAGAAAAGCAAGAAGGTTTCAGTCCTAAAACAGATCCTCACGCCGCTATACGCCATCCTTGCTTGTTTCCTTCTCCTACTGATTCTCGGCATTGCGGCTCTTTTTCAACGGTACATACCATGCAAACACTCTCACTTTTACAGTCAGGCAAGCACAATTTAGTATTCAAAGTATTCAAAGTAAGCCTAActcacacagacaaagagagaaagagagagagagagatatatatatagataaagagagagagagagagagagagagagagagagagagagagagagagagagagagagagagagagagagagagagagtcatacagacgaacagacacacacacacaaaaagacatacacacaagcaaacagagagagagagagagagagagagagagagagagagagagagagagagagagagagagagagagagagagagagagagagagagagagagagagattaattaATGATTGTTCATATTTTCAACAGGTCCTCGTGCTTTTTGTCGCGATGTTACCTCGACAAAGGCAATGGAGACAGCCAAGAATCACTGATGCATGACGAAAAGAAACTCTATGTTTAAGAATGTAGTTCATAGACATGTACTTGGCGACATGTTACATGTTTTTAAAAGCTAGCAGTAATACTGATAAACATCTGGCAATAAATTGTAAGGTTTTCGTGATAGAAAGTATTATCTTTAAGAAAACAACCCTGTGTTTTGTAATGAAATTTCGTATTGAATATTACCAGATTTGAGGAACACAATAAAATTGTATATGACAATTCAAATGGGATATTACCAGACGCAGACAGAAAACCTAGCATGTAGATGTAACTGTTTTAATTGCTGGACTTCTTACTCATAATTGTATGCGTTTGCAATAATGACTACTCATTTCATATACGTTAAACAAAACCTAATAGCAAAGTATGGTTTCTCGTTGCAACTATGTTCTACTATGTACTCGCATTCATTTGCTTTGAATTGTGTTGATCGTGTGCAATTATAGAATGTAAAACACTAATTATACTACTGTCATTTGGTAAATTCGTTCTTGGAATATAAGAGCATGTACTTGGCGACATGTTACAAGCTTGCCATAATACTTATAAACATCTGGCAATAAATATTAGTGTTATCTTCAAAAAAGAGATAATCTTGAGGAAAACAATCCGGtgttttttaatgcaatttcaAATGGAATATTACCAGATTTGAGGAACAAAATAGGATTTCATATGAAAATACAAATGGGATATTACCAGACGCAGACAAACAAATCTTGTGTATGTAGAATTAATTGTTTTGGTTGGTACACTTCTTATTTATATGTGTTAGCAGGAATAATTCCTCATTTCGTttgtgttacacaaacacctgcaaaagaaaaaactcctttacgaaaaaaacatGAATTTACCTGAATTGTCGGTTAGTCAATTAATTCCAACAATGTATATATCTGTTATACAAACATGTAAGGATCTGTGTATCTTGTTGCCTCACCAGTACagacatgtatttctcttttgttttacggTATCATTGAAGTAAATTAATGagtaaaataaatacaaaaacaaacacaaaatacgAGGAAAAATGCAATATTACTTATTTGTTTTTAGTAAGTGTGTTGTTggattatttgtttatttgttttgatTAGCCGGCGTCAATTATGTATGGGATATCCAGAAGCACACAAACAGGCCTTTGACACATGTTTGACAGCAAACGATGGCTAAACATTTCATGTTGCATCATTGACAACAGAGGTATCATAAATGCGGTTTCTATTCATTACAATTTCCCTCATGAAAATAAAGGAAAAACAGTCATGTTACTCAATCAACTGTAATTTTAAAACACGGGTGTGAGTGCTGTCATATCTACCAGAACAACATTTTACAAATGCGCAATTCTGCGCTTACTGTTTTAAAAGCATGCAGGTACTTGTTAAAATTGTTGGTGCACATACGGAATTAACTCGCAATGCCCAAGTAAGgtagtgtttgtgtttgtttaatgTTTAGAATCCTTAGCTGTACAACGTTTTACTTTATATTATCTGAAGAACACTTTCATGTATTATGCTTTTGACAGCTGTTTTAGTCCTACTTTGTGTAAATAAAATTTAAATCTCGTGTTCTTCAAGCTTTGCATTaatgtatgtgcctgtgtgcgtgtgtgtgtgtgtgtgtgtgtgtgtgtgtgtgtgtgtggtgggtgtgtgtgtgtgtgtgtgttggtgtgtgtgtgtgtatgtgtgtttgtgtgtgtccgtgtgtgtgtgtgtgtgtgtgtgtatgtgtgtgtgtgtgtgtgtgtgtgtgtgtgagagctcCTGTTGTAATAAGCAAACGGCCAAATATGTTACTGAGCAGTAACCCACTACCCCAACCAAcaccccccttctctctctcgcattcTCACTCCAACTTTCTCACAATctcataatctctctctctctctcccccccctctctctctctctctctctctctctctctctctctctctctctctctcctccccattaccttctttctttcttttagatcttctttcttttgttcccTCTCGATGTCTCAGTCTCGACACAACTATGCACACTATCACGTGTACTGAATTAAGCAGAAAAAACCAATGCTTGCAAAATATTATTTATATCTGTCGTGTCCctgtccgtttgtttgtctcttagagtctgtctgtctgttac
This region of Littorina saxatilis isolate snail1 linkage group LG8, US_GU_Lsax_2.0, whole genome shotgun sequence genomic DNA includes:
- the LOC138973540 gene encoding uncharacterized protein, which produces MSRSATAGYRYQVCIRHCSRVPTLGKSYRPWVRVAILQDIKMNTLYFLAILLTLCLCATGSPGPGEEPITCKTSGTVLEGTAAEVTCDFHKDLNKTRNSFYVYRRTSGEAEIIVICEWNNADPKCRFVDDCVLKTASAEGKVTFQLPSAQQKHSGKYTCKTLPADQAFAANCDLTVKKHDETGLNPVSCHTSSPVSLGEDSSLFCMFSKNIGITGVTLEKYFPETGDTEEIVRCDKEESCFVPKEGYQVDQKTHSYLRVSLPGITADKAGIYFCISTAIKEAKGTCTIEIAPGEKSKKVSVLKQILTPLYAILACFLLLLILGIAALFQRSSCFLSRCYLDKGNGDSQESLMHDEKKLYV